One region of Drosophila teissieri strain GT53w chromosome 2L, Prin_Dtei_1.1, whole genome shotgun sequence genomic DNA includes:
- the LOC122625893 gene encoding vacuolar protein sorting-associated protein 54 — MATTRSAAGGAATSVDSGPAAGNSGIRKLSTASGGGIAGGVAPSWQNCYYCTREQFKSISDFVNHLRNRHCTREGGSFVCRYGFNGVCASLPLDGVSDRDYDAHVAKYHVNQHTREMPPEWGVYSAAQNLPAVLNDPSRGKQSNLFTKKWGEHFVERSHVPPSPRLPDITHADFSVYLGSIGKRYRWHERRQQQLERDKPLENGAQGAPGPGSGGQTPTHFSSVPEIFLKSQLQLHHPATFKQVFPNYMQTSASSPESHQQTGRQLQEQLSHYLDMVEVKIAQQVSQKSAAFFHAMTTQHAILAEMEQAADQVRQLRAALAELHSHSVVDSFKVLRFAQRRQHYNLTLDKLRLMATVHKTQPMLQLLLGTQDYVAALDLIGTTQEILSAELLGIHCFKHLPMQLSEMEKLIDKMLTTEFERYAAADLNRPLTDALRETDSVCAEEDKLVAIVMGLLRKQNFSFVQAYQQEAIATIRAIIKQLLIEVLARSDSDQEISLTGHGEQALELTLPEWIALLQRSSQALVSILERIKTVVGIMQQTADAAVGAQDAVNLIDSEAFLSPGHHEQLKNQLQQLLQAVCHYCHERCANIVSPQSLERSSASEQELFQLSEIVDQFGETTRSICGVASVPLQLALKVQASRYAQRFHSERKQKLSLLLDQERWRQVDIPHEFQRIIERMAAGDYAKPEMGNLISNGAGNPVLLVEGKQPYTLVSASLMLIRMLYEYGCSAHRLPLLASYHARNVVDLLRCFNSRSCQLIIGAGAMRVAGLKTITSTNLALVSRALQLVLWLLPKLKEHFQAMSGYETIERDYQGHIKEIENKIHGIVSERLAAQLDAWEARPPIPSQTFRHISRHLVKLHEAIAGVLPEAQIHEIYGVVHRNFKDKLREQLLKLNVNNNGGPQHGVVTSELTFYMETLRTLKALPAEQLDNGILEEIWLY, encoded by the exons ATGGCCACGACAAGATCCGCCGCCGGAGGTGCCGCCACGTCCGTTGATTCTGGACCGGCAGCAGGGAACTCGGGCATCCGAAAACTATCCACGGCCAGTGGCGGTGGAATCGCCGGGGGAGTGGCGCCCAGCTGGCAGAACTGCTACTACTGCACCCGGGAGCAGTTTAAGAGCATCAGCGACTTTGTCAA TCACCTGCGAAATCGTCACTGCACCCGTGAGGGTGGCTCATTTGTATGCCGCTATGGATTCAATGGGGTATGCGCCTCACTTCCACTGGACGGAGTCTCAGATCGCGACTACGACGCCCATGTCGCCAAATACCATGTCAACCAGCACACGCGCGAGATGCCTCCCGAATGGGGAGTCTACTCGGCGGCGCAAAACCTGCCAGCGGTGCTCAACGATCCCTCGCGAGGAAAGCAGAGCAATCTGTTCACCAAAAAGTGGGGCGAGCACTTTGTGGAACGGAGTCATGTGCCCCCATCACCCCGATTGCCAGATATAACCCATGCGGATTTTTCCGTATATCTGGGCAGCATAGGGAAGCGATATCGTTGGCATGAGcgccggcagcagcaactggagcGTGATAAACCGCTGGAGAATGGAGCACAAGGAGCACCTGGACCGGGAAGTGGTGGTCAGACACCAACCCATTTTAGTTCGGTGCCCGAAATCTTTCTAAAATCGCAGCTGCAGCTACATCACCCGGCTACCTTCAAGCAGGTATTTCCTAATTACATGCAAACATCGGCTTCCAGTCCGGAGAGTCATCAGCAAACTGGCCGTCAGCTGCAGGAACAGCTGAGCCACTATCTGGACATGGTGGAAGTTAAAATAGCGCAACAGGTATCGCAGAAATCGGCTGCATTCTTTCACGCCATGACCACGCAGCATGCTATTTTGGCTGAGATGGAGCAGGCGGCAGACCAAGTACGTCAATTGAGGGCCGCACTGGCCGAGCTCCACAGCCACTCGGTTGTAGACAGCTTCAAAGTGCTGCGTTTCGCCCAAAGAAGACAGCACTATAACCTCACACTAGACAAACTCCGACTGATGGCCACCGTACACAAGACGCAACCGATGCTGCAGCTCCTACTGGGCACCCAGGACTATGTGGCCGCCTTGGATTTGATAGGCACCACCCAGGAGATACTTTCCGCCGAACTCCTTGGCATTCACTGCTTCAAGCACCTGCCTATGCAGCTTAGTGAAATGGAGAAGCTTATTGACAAAATGCTGACCACAGAATTCGAACGCTATGCTGCCGCCGATCTAAATCGACCGCTAACGGATGCTCTCCGGGAAACCGACAGTGTTTGCGCCGAGGAGGATAAACTGGTAGCTATTGTGATGGGCCTGCTGCGCAAGCAGAATTTCTCCTTTGTCCAGGCTTACCAGCAAGAAGCCATTGCCACCATTCGAGCCATCATAAAACAGTTGCTGATTGAGGTTTTGGCGCGGAGTGACAGCGATCAGGAGATCAGCTTAACGGGTCACGGAGAGCAAGCCTTAGAGCTCACCCTACCCGAATGGATTGCCCTGCTTCAACGTTCCAGCCAAGCTTTGGTTTCCATTCTCGAAAGAATTAAAACTGTAGTCGGTATAATGCAACAAACAGCGGACGCAGCTGTGGGAGCACAGGATGCAGTGAATCTGATAGATTCTGAAGCCTTCTTAAGTCCTGGACACCATGAGCAACTAAAGAACCAGTTGCAACAACTCCTTCAAGCCGTCTGCCACTACTGCCATGAGCGTTGTGCCAACATTGTTTCCCCTCAGAGCCTGGAAAGGAGCTCAGCTAGTGAGCAAGAGCTTTTCCAACTGTCTGAGATTGTGGATCAGTTTGGCGAGACAACAAGGAGCATTTGTGGAGTGGCCAGTGTGCCCCTCCAGCTGGCCCTTAAAGTCCAGGCCTCGCGATACGCCCAAAGATTCCATTCCGAACGAAAGCAGAAGTTGTCGTTACTCCTGGATCAGGAGCGCTGGCGCCAAGTTGACATTCCCCACGAGTTCCAAAGGATAATCGAACGTATGGCCGCCGGGGACTATGCCAAACCGGAGATGGGCAATCTGATAAGCAATGGAGCAGGCAATCCCGTGCTCTTGGTGGAAGGAAAACAGCCGTACACTTTGGTCAGCGCTTCGCTTATGCTCATCCGAATGTTGTATGAGTACGGATGCAGTGCCCATCGGTTGCCACTGTTGGCCAGCTATCATGCCAGGAATGTGGTAGACCTGCTGCGCTGCTTTAACTCAAGAAGCTGCCAACTGATTATCGGAGCGGGAGCAATGCGAGTGGCTGGCCTGAAAACCATTACGAGCACCAACCTTGCTTTGGTTTCCCGTGCACTGCAACTAGTCCTTTGGCTTCTGCCCAAGCTAAAGGAGCACTTCCAAGCGATGAGTGGATACGAAACCATCGAACGGGACTACCAGGGTCACATCAAGGAGATCGAGAACAAGATACACGGCATTGTATCCGAGAGATTGGCAGCTCAACTGGATGCCTGGGAAGCCCGACCACCTATACCTTCCCAGACATTCCGTCACATCTCGCGTCACCTGGTGAAACTTCACGAGGCCATCGCCGGAGTGCTACCGGAGGCACAGATACACGAAATCTACGGCGTTGTCCATCGAAACTTTAAAGACAAGCTGCGGGAACAACTGCTCAAGTTGAATGTGAACAACAATGGGGGTCCGCAGCACGGGGTGGTGACATCAGAGCTGACCTTCTACATGGAGACGCTGCGCACACTAAAAGCCCTGCCCGCCGAGCAGCTAGACAACGGGATTCTGGAGGAGATCTGGCTCTACTGA
- the LOC122626265 gene encoding cytoplasmic dynein 2 light intermediate chain 1: MRLPQIFHSLHKRLQKMFEKRTEGGESATPSIQDIAGRLAEEQQRLRQLEATTAPKERTLLVLGSKCVGKTTAINKFFDREEHATRPTLALEYSFGRRIGSGKSPQVMNVWELGSLDNAEQLLEVPMRTHGLQQLAVIIMLDLSQPQRFWTDLECAYKGLRDTAQQMMEKVAPELREILEQRTMERVGQQNKDLEKLDPLPFPVVIVGGKYDVFSGFDPAVRKHTCRCLRSMAHLIGGALLFYSQKMPKLAKVLRDTISHMGFGSPAHPFRSHVVDFNEPLCIWFGTDSWSKIGDTGAQSVERIGATFGVEVPQLQLEKQKLQETPDPSKDPGFKESLVDEMRSQKNEELAGLMRDVLLRGKFESVQT; encoded by the exons ATGCGCTTGCCGCAAATCTTTCACAGCCTGCACAAGCGTCTTCAAAAAATGTTCGAAAAGAGAACCGAGGGCGGCGAGAGTGCCACGCCCAGCATCCAGGACATCGCCGGTCGactggcggaggagcagcagcggctcCGCCAACTGGAGGCCACCACGGCACCCAAGGAGCGGACACTTCTTGTCTTGGGCAGCAAGTGTGTG gGCAAGACGACGGCCATCAATAAGTTCTTTGATCGCGAGGAACATGCCACGCGTCCGACTCTGGCACTGGAGTACAGCTTTGGGCGAAGGATTGGCAGCGGAAAGTCGCCGCAGGTGATGAATGTTTGGGAGCTGGGCTCCCTGGACAATGCCGAGCAGTTGCTGGAAGTACCCATGCGGACACATGGACTGCAGCAACTAGCCGTCATCATAATGCTGGATCTCTCGCAGCCACAGCGATTCTGGACGGATTTGGAGTGTGCCTACAAGGGATTGAGGGATACGGCGCAGCAGATGATGGAGAAGGTAGCACCGGAGCTCAGGGAAATCCTCGAGCAACGAACAATGGAGCGAGTGGGTCAGCAAAACAAAGATCTAGAGAAACTGGACCCACTGCCTTTTCCCGTGGTTATTGTCGGTGGGAAGTACGATGTGTTCTCTGGATTCGATCCTGCTGTCAGGAAGCACACATGTCGCTGCTTGCGATCGATGGCCCACCTTATAGGTGGTGCATTGCTGTTCTATTCCCAGAAGATGCCCAAACTGGCCAAGGTACTGAGGGACACCATCAGCCACATGGGATTCGGCAGTCCCGCTCATCCATTCCGCTCTCATGTCGTGGACTTCAACGAGCCACTGTGCATTTGGTTTGGAACGGACAGTTGGTCGAAAATTGGTGATACTGGTGCCCAAAGTGTGGAGCGTATTGGAGCCACATTCGGGGTGGAAGTAccgcagttgcagttggagaagCAAAAGCTACAGGAAACCCCCGATCCGTCCAAGGATCCTGGTTTCAAGGAGTCCCTCGTCGATGAGATGCGGTCGCAGAAGAACGAGGAACTCGCAGGATTAATGAGGGATGTCCTGCTCCGCGGAAAGTTCGAAAGTGTTCAAACTTAA
- the LOC122617146 gene encoding alpha-(1,3)-fucosyltransferase B has protein sequence MRLARRYGIALVALLLVWATVLFFCSEKIMNYDNSKSSSPVELVWWSKHMSWTYDEQRQCGIHTCRITNRRSRLPMARGVLFYGSNIKTGDFPLPRAKHQVWALLHEESPRNTPFVSNEEFLRHFHFTSTFSRYSNFPLTTQYLPSGEALTSKDYYVSFAGKSKFGYRPATSVVFLQSDCDTMSGREDYVKALMKHLPIDSYGSCLRNKDLPESLQKDYLNNLYSPDLLRFLSEYKFMIAIENAACPDYITEKFWRPLITGVIPIYFGSPTIKDWQPNNKSAIFVNDFTNPEELVKYLNKVADDQQLYDSYRQHKLNRRNPISNKKLLHNLVTRQYHMGDSSPGASLFDKFECAVCYHVINTARNKKADSRHYNCPLEPVYAQLEGQGIPRNVADWRSSMEVGQCQAKILDEFFRRNLSFSEAEFDAELNRRMEANNCINSSHT, from the exons ATGCGACTGGCACGACGTTATGGGATTGCACTGGTTGCGCTGCTTCTGGTTTGGGCGACCGTTTTGTTCTTTTGCTCTGAAAAAATCATGAACTACGACAACAGCAAGTCCAGCAGTCCTGTGGAGCTGGTCTGGTGGTCCAAGCACATGTCCTGGACATACGACGAGCAGCGCCAGTGCGGGATTCACACGTGCCGCATCACCAACAGGCGCAGCCGCCTTCCAATGGCCCGG GGCGTATTGTTCTACGGCTCAAATATAAAGACTGGAGACTTTCCCTTGCCTCGGGCGAAGCACCAAGTTTGGGCTCTGCTTCATGAGGAGTCACCAAGGAACACACCCTTTGTATCCAATGAAGAGTTCCTTCGCCACTTCCACTTCACTTCCACGTTTAGCCGCTACAGCAACTTTCCGCTGACTACACAGTACTTGCCCAGTGGCGAGGCGCTCACCTCGAAGGATTACTACGTTTCGTTCGCCGGCAAATCGAAGTTCGGTTACCGTCCAGCCACATCGGTGGTGTTCCTGCAAAGCGACTGCGACACGATGTCTGGAAGGGAGGACTACGTTAAGGCTCTGATGAAGCATCTGCCGATCGATTCCTACGGCAGCTGCCTGCGGAACAAAGATCTGCCAGAGAG CTTGCAGAAGGATTACTTGAACAATCTCTATTCGCCGGACTTGCTGCGTTTCCTGTCTGAATACAAGTTCATGATTGCCATTGAGAACGCTGCCTGTCCTGATTATATAACCGAAAAGTTTTGGCGTCCTTTAATAACGGGAGTAATTCCAATTTACTTCGGCTCACCCACAATAAAA GACTGGCAACCGAATAATAAATCTGCGATTTTTGTAAACGACTTTACGAATCCTGAGGAATTGGTGAAATATCTGAATAAGGTGGCGGATGACCAACAGCTGTACGATTCGTATCGCCAACACAAACTAAATCGCCGCAACCCCATTTCCAACAAAAAGCTACTCCACAACCTTGTCACGCGCCAGTACCACATGGGCGATTCTTCTCCGGGAGCATCACTCTTTGATAAGTTTGAGTGTGCCGTGTGCTACCATGTAATTAACACTGCCAGGAACAAGAAGGCCGACTCGCGTCATTACAACTGTCCCCTGGAACCGGTGTACGCTCAGCTGGAGGGTCAGGGAATTCCTCGGAATGTCGCCGATTGGCGATCCTCGATGGAGGTGGGCCAGTGCCAAGCAAAGATACTTGATGAATTCTTTCGCCGAAACCTCAGCTTCAGTGAGGCTGAGTTTGATGCCGAGCTTAATCGGAGGATGGAGGCAAACAACTGCATTAATAGTTCCCATACATAA
- the LOC122626266 gene encoding 40S ribosomal protein S28 — translation MSQPVASKARVIKILNRIGARGILTEVRVQLVDQPKMQFMRTVKGPVRLGDIVDFEDTEITWPSSSKSNSNFGDIC, via the coding sequence ATGTCTCAACCTGTCGCGTCCAAGGCTCGTGTCATAAAGATCCTCAACCGGATTGGAGCCCGTGGCATTCTAACCGAAGTCCGGGTGCAACTGGTCGATCAACCCAAGATGCAATTCATGCGCACAGTCAAAGGACCTGTGCGCCTGGGAGATATTGTGGATTTCGAGGACACAGAGATAACCTGGCCATCTTCaagcaagagcaacagcaactttgGAGATATTTGCTAA
- the LOC122617156 gene encoding uncharacterized protein LOC122617156 isoform X1, translating to MYLTMPYYTTPYKNRCIGCGAEEPIRSFLGCQIKVPQNKDLDKPHSCGLQDFTSQKLSLKKAIGCRRHRQSKKHRNSYRRKLNNGLKWSPTSAKKQANPKVAHLLQQKPITLVSSEPFYKAVILREMIRIGRQPNRKFAKDARNSLPINEMYYYSDTLPEQMSYDIGTAEAYKPCIVEMKGVSKSPSFESNHSKKFKILNSTILNSTTFESFAMDADERGTPGHNFLEEPMEI from the exons atgtatttaactATGCCGTATTATACGACTCCATATAAAAACCGATGCATTGGCTGTGGCGCCGAAGAACCTATACGTTCCTTTCTAGGATGTCAAATCAAAGTTCCTCAAAACAAGGATCTGGACAAGCCGCATTCCTGTGGCTTGCAGGATTTTACTTCCCAAAAGTTGAGCTTAAAGAAAGCCATCGGATGCCGTAGGCATCGGCAATCAAAAAAGCACAGGAATAGTTATCGAAGGAAGCTAAACAATGGCTTGAAATGGTCTCCAACAAGTGCAAAAAAACAAGCCAATCCGAAAGTAGCACATTTGCTTCAACAGAAACCAATAACTTTAGTTTCTTCAGAGCCTTTCTATAAGGCTGTCATTTTAAGAGAGATGATTAGGATAGGAAGACAACCGAATCGAAAGTTCGCAAAGGATGCCAGAAATTCACTGCCTATCaatgaaatgtattattatagTGATACTCTGCCGGA GCAAATGTCGTATGATATTGGAACTGCAGAAGCATACAAGCCTTGTATAGTAGAGATGAAAGGGGTCTCAAAGTCGCCTTCTTTTGAGAGCAACCAttccaaaaaatttaaaatcttgAATTCGACAATCTTGAACTCCACAACATTTGAATCATTTGCAATGGATGCAGATGAAAGAGGAACACCTGGCCATAACTTTTTAGAAGAGCCAATGGAAATTTAA
- the LOC122626251 gene encoding fat body protein 2 → MFDWTGKNVVYVGSFSGTGWQMMMQLMQKDIKMMGIMHRMENVEMMKKLQAINPSVKVVFMQMNLMERMSIDQAMKKMGQMMGHIDVMINAESVLLDKDVDTTMGMNLTGMIHSTMMAMPYMDKTQMGMGGMVVNMSSVYGLEPAPAFAVYAAAMHGVLGFTRSMGDKMIYQKTGVMFMAMCPGLTNSEMMMNLRDNVTWHHSESMVEAIESAKRQMPEEAAMQMIHAMEMMKNGSMWIVNMGQLKEVMPTMHWQM, encoded by the exons ATGTTTGACTGGACCGGTAAGAATGTTGTGTACGTGGGCAGCTTCAGCGGCACTGGATGGCAGATGATGATGCAGCTGATGCAGAAGGACATCAAGATGATGGGCATTATGCATCGCATGGAGAACGTCGAGATGATGAAGAAGCTGCAGGCCATCAATCCATCCGTGAAAGTGGTCTTCATGCAAATGAACCTCATGGAAAGGATGTCGATCGATCAGGCGATGAAGAAAATGGGTCAAATGATGGGCCACATTGATGTGATGATCAATGCCGAGAGTGTCCTGCTCGACAAGGATGTCGACACGACGATGGGCATGAATCTG ACTGGCATGATCCACTCGACCATGATGGCGATGCCCTACATGGACAAGACACAGATGGGCATGGGTGGCATGGTGGTTAACATGTCCTCCGTCTATGGCCTGGAGCCTGCGCCCGCCTTTGCCGTCTATGCCGCTGCCATGCACGGCGTCCTTGGATTCACCCGCTCCATGGGTGACAAAATGATCTACCAAAAGACCGGCGTCATGTTCATGGCCATGTGCCCCGGACTGACCAACAGCGAGATGATGATGAACCTGCGCGACAACGTCACCTGGCACCATTCCGAGTCCATGGTGGAGGCCATCGAGAGCGCCAAGCGCCAAATGCCCGAGGAGGCGGCCATGCAAATGATCCACGCGATGGAGATGATGAAGAACGGCAGCATGTGGATCGTCAACATGGGCCAACTCAAGGAGGTCATGCCCACAATGCACTGGCAGATGTAA
- the LOC122617156 gene encoding uncharacterized protein LOC122617156 isoform X2 produces MYLTMPYYTTPYKNRCIGCGAEEPIRSFLGCQIKVPQNKDLDKPHSCGLQDFTSQKLSLKKAIGCRRHRQSKKHRNSYRRKLNNGLKWSPTSAKKQANPKVAHLLQQKPITLVSSEPFYKAVILREMIRIGRQPNRKFAKDARNSLPINEMYYYSDTLPE; encoded by the coding sequence atgtatttaactATGCCGTATTATACGACTCCATATAAAAACCGATGCATTGGCTGTGGCGCCGAAGAACCTATACGTTCCTTTCTAGGATGTCAAATCAAAGTTCCTCAAAACAAGGATCTGGACAAGCCGCATTCCTGTGGCTTGCAGGATTTTACTTCCCAAAAGTTGAGCTTAAAGAAAGCCATCGGATGCCGTAGGCATCGGCAATCAAAAAAGCACAGGAATAGTTATCGAAGGAAGCTAAACAATGGCTTGAAATGGTCTCCAACAAGTGCAAAAAAACAAGCCAATCCGAAAGTAGCACATTTGCTTCAACAGAAACCAATAACTTTAGTTTCTTCAGAGCCTTTCTATAAGGCTGTCATTTTAAGAGAGATGATTAGGATAGGAAGACAACCGAATCGAAAGTTCGCAAAGGATGCCAGAAATTCACTGCCTATCaatgaaatgtattattatagTGATACTCTGCCGGAGTAA